A single region of the Neodiprion pinetum isolate iyNeoPine1 chromosome 5, iyNeoPine1.2, whole genome shotgun sequence genome encodes:
- the hyd gene encoding E3 ubiquitin-protein ligase UBR5 isoform X7 produces MSSIHFVVHPLPGTDDQLNDRLKEVAEKINRYGFMTPPALSGLKGSVKRIVVGPTHIALLMEDNRICRVAFTVLSDRLDLSKNEPNRNTNKSHVGNSGSAPSGSGGGGSGGRAGLPRSRARIMRNSSAIRGGGGSGGGGGAGRSGPPGVIMGGASGSSSRPIVSVPAPFVPEDLISQAQVVLQGKSRNLIIRELQRTNLDVNLAVNNLLSRDDEEGDDAEDAADSYVPEDLISLLDGGFSNEHSVIIDADSMFSEDMFGYTGIRSRGSSSRRLGSDRDGERSADRDRDRDSFSRWRDRQYYGPRRWLETALKDSWEKDPDNKKKELASQCPLWMSEELEWWHERCGEPAPRFVQIAALYSELIAVSSTGQLYQWRWADPEPYKHPENPNVHHPKSIPLGLFGEKIVNISATAIRCSVSTESGKVATWLDDLLGHVASRLEHPAQAFTEFTLDRIVSLHTCALYTVARLESGGLYWWGVLPFAQRKKLWEKYKAKSRKHRPSTVLSTDISYGTHVCMKNSPIYQPGAIGFTIANGVPKVGQLLSAAWNLDATCRFKILPAGVLIPANPTEKREVIPTAGAASGPSKTNHKETADRLDMPPPPSPASSTCSDTGSITTSHKRQKRITPRGEGEPEKKDEEDWQLKDVVFVEDVKTVPIGKVIKVDGCYVAVKFFSKDSKEKEKETKEKDFSTSDFKDLTAEELIKLLADCRLLRKDELQVIKSPLSSRAPDCFQRTPRRVNLVESSNENLLTISTDGQGIHAILKNGTKLTYVVYNLSTGRYVQDCYIPSDISSFLGLQPQSISLTSAGENTECSMILRDGNNTIYPIAKDCAEAIRDPNWLDLVPVHCIGASTIPIPSCTNSSNLKNQVAVIALVFDNLLLLPRILRCDFDGVKQIFANLELDQKTISSQIQTILTERCDGNRNIFHACVNMCSPTSNKENEQGIERELVVNTVDGNTAPIEEPIPTLSWPPEAFDNTSGEEDSLLSIGAASISMMNKSGASSTTNNTYVIDSVERRNNALLILKYLCESPVLAPHLKELLVARDAQGQTPLMLAVSVRAYHAALILLDTIQRVGRDGKDCSAMILQPDASPDLSPLFVTCCNDTCSFTWTGAEHINQDIFECRTCGLTGSLCCCTECARVCHRGHDCKLKKTSPTAYCDCWEKCKCRALIAGHQGARYDLLCRLVMNTDLATKINSRGESILLFLVQTVGRQSVEQRQYRSAPRQRSTSASRKTPSSDVFLSGLGADADMPDHDLEPPRFSRRALERLLNDWPAIQCMIMSGVTESPTNDQLFGDQGQACRQSGTALLDKFTHSLLVKCSAEMLDTLLSTLVRELQKDNVPGRQEEANNVARRFVRSVARIFVIFTIEMAPNTTKRRSASQASQPLMKCRRVFQALIKLAVEELCETADSLIAPVRLGVARPTAPFTLTSSAIEVINGSEELFSIEPLIPRSGVSAQVLDSALQAQQVNNNIAIAREVSAMDETEGGEEVPMDIDGDISEHEESGVSGANVSQPLGEVDNNVGGVGEEQAGDGESDTELDLLAEAETESDSDDNHSNQDAASAQRSVQTGATAGSDGGMGSILLFPEDESGESSQQEDDESEAGETDEQDNEEFQIGDEQLERRSGSSGHAHRNNLAPVSMQWAIRNRESSTRTAGLRVTGGSNLVFIDPSSLRRSTATSAVTAAQEPITMGTTASCLARAFGIVIRQIADLLTMLQDYKTHAPALPRLMEISYQDAIGLQLYLEGHLKPTWDWLMTVMDATEAQLRFGVSLTRSADPAHPEHPLNVAPSLAGGNFTGLLNSAALSLTLQSNTSRNQRSGITTTSNNSAGHASTRINVGFTGVGETPRSNRDREGGDAHSARREFLSYCLSLMRAHNGEHRDSLPVLDVSALRHVAYVFDALVYYMRSGSESPSTRGDSHKESIAFATWTEQDENDNEEAEDGNSTASTVMETDSVDYPDLLQVPMCVTSNGANSIAKGRKHPFLQRSDSTLCLGCPPLDPFDTIMSEALPLADQPHLLQPHSRREDLFGVPRQPVNSGSSASQNPLEGLPTRLGLSGRFADNSLLAATSSYNQIIQVPIHVTSSSSNAQSASAGDAENRWNLIAGSEQPGTSKLTEKPKGFNQSAESQPSSVVTEQIDRAPIIVSPSGQGMENVVPGNNSSKGKDELCKSGRSVIVRAGTVSEPNVNKVGAPEVLVVPTAETQTVSEEVDPAASNQEISAHETVETSPVESSRALTTIGTNISHNILLGRWRLSLDLFGRVFMEDVGLEAGSVVSELGGFPVKEAKFRRDMEKLRNSQQKDITLSKVERDRTQLLIQTMKELNTQYNLFNRRASNTPPLAVNRVKVTFKDEPGEGSGVARSFYTAIAEALLANEKLPNLEAAQVGSKYTQYNVLQKLKSRDRDRDLRRQNPRSSGKCREARRALSFEARSFHPTASTEGPSGSNSSGSSSNAHPLPVSHPSNDHLTMHQQQLGDRLYQKVHTLRPTLAEKITGMLLELSPAQLLMLLASEDALRQKVEEAFELIHSHNQDLASEALLDLDVFSLTERCGGNKKKLEASILDDIEDNAPLFYSPGKRGFYTPRQGRASYERLNAFRNVGRLIGLCLLQNELCPIFLNRHVIKYILARPIRFHDLAFFDSVIYESLRQLVVDAETKDSNSLFSELDLTFSIDLCPEEGVGSLELIPNGREIEVSASNIYDYVRKYAEVRMVKVQEKALEAMREGVFDVLPEGALDGLTSEDLRLLLNGVGDINVSVLISYTSFNDESGESTERLVKFKRWLWSIVEKMSHVERQDLVYFWTGSPALPASEDGFQPMPSVTIRPADDAHLPTANTCISRLYVPLYSSRHVLRHKLLLAIKTKNFGFV; encoded by the exons CATGTTCGGCTACACGGGAATCCGGAG TCGTGGTAGCTCTTCACGCAGACTTGGCAGCGACAGGGACGGCGAACGATCAGCAGATCGGGACAGGGATCGAGATAGTTTCAGTCGGTGGAGAGATCGCCAGTATTACGGCCCTCGCCGGTGGCTGGAAACAGCCCTCAAAGATTCGTGGGAAAAGGATCCAG ATAACAAGAAAAAGGAACTCGCCTCGCAGTGTCCGTTATGGATGTCCGAGGAGCTTGAATGGTGGCACGAGCGTTGCGGTGAACCGGCGCCTCGCTTTGTCCAAATTGCCGCTCTCTACAGTGAGCTAATTGCAGTTTCGTCTACCGGGCAGCTCTATCAGTGGCGATGGGCAGACCCTGAGCCTTATAAACATCCAGAA aacCCAAACGTTCATCACCCAAAGAGCATTCCGCTTGGTTTGTTTGGAGAGAAGATCGTCAACATTTCTGCTACAGCTATTCGGTGTTCCGTCAGCACAGAGAGCGGTAAGGTCGCCACGTGGTTGGACGACCTTTTAGGACACGTCGCCTCGCGACTCGAACATCCCGCTCAGGCATTCACCGAATTCACGCTCGACAGAATTGTCTCCCTGCACACGTGCGCTCTCTACACAGTTGCCAGACTCGAAAGCGGCGGTCTTTACTGGTG ggGTGTCCTGCCATTCGCCCAGCGAAAAAAGCTGTGGGAGAAATACAAGGCGAAATCTAGGAAGCACAGACCTTCGACGGTTTTGTCGACAGACATAAGTTACGGTACACACGTGTGCATGAAAAACAGCCCAATTTATCAACCAGGAGCAATAG GATTCACGATCGCGAACGGAGTGCCAAAAGTTGGACAACTCTTATCGGCAGCTTGGAACTTGGACGCGACTTGTAGATTCAAGATCCTTCCGGCCGGCGTTTTGATACCTGCCAATCCGACTGAGAAACGGGAAGTTATTCCAACCGCAGGCGCCGCCAGCGGACCCAGCAAAACCAATCACAAGGAAACAGCCGATCGTCTTGACATGCCGCCGCCACCTTCGCCTGCCTCGAGCACGTGCAGCGACACAGGCAGCATCACAACCAGTCACA AACGACAAAAAAGAATTACGCCCCGAGGAGAGGGAGAGCCGGAGAAAAAAGACGAAGAGGACTGGCAGCTGAAAGATGTCGTTTTCGTCGAAGATGTTAAAACTGTACCGATTG GTAAAGTTATAAAAGTCGACGGATGCTACGTAGCGGTAAAATTCTTCTCAAAGGATTCTAAGGAGAAGGAAAAGGAGACGAAAGAGAAGGACTTCAGCACTTCAGATTTCAAGGATCTGACCGCCGAAGAACTCATCAAACTACTTGCTGACTGCCGACTCCTCCGAAAAGACGAACTACAG GTCATAAAATCACCATTAAGTTCCCGTGCACCCGACTGTTTCCAAAGAACGCCAAGGCGAGTGAATCTTGTTGAATCGTCGAACGAGAATTTATTGACTATTTCCACCGACGGTCAAG GCATACACGCGATACTGAAGAACGGAACCAAGCTCACTTACGTTGTCTACAATCTTAGCACAGGACGATACGTTCAAGACTGTTACATACCGTCCGATATTTCCTCATTTCTCGGACTACAGCCACAAAGTATCAGTCTCACCAGCGCTGGCGAG AACACCGAATGTTCGATGATCCTGCGGGACGGAAACAACACGATTTATCCGATAGCAAAGGACTGCGCTGAGGCGATAAGAGACCCAAACTGGTTAGACCTCGTTCCGGTGCATTGTATAGGTGCGTCAACCATTCCAATACCCAGCTGCACAAATTCCTCGAATTTAAAAAACCAGGTAGCGGTAATAGCCCTGGTCTTTGACAATCTTCTACTTCTACCGAGGATACTGAGATGCGATTTTGACGGTGTTAAGCAAATTTTTGCGAACCTCGAACTAGACCAAA AGACAATCTCGTCACAGATTCAGACAATCTTAACAGAACGATGCGACGGCAATCGAAACATTTTCCACGCCTGCGTGAATATGTGCTCACCGACGTCGAACAAGGAGAATGAGCAAG GCATTGAACGCGAACTAGTCGTGAACACGGTCGACGGCAACACCGCGCCCATTGAAGAACCCATTCCAACTCTCAGCTGGCCACCCGAAGCCTTTGACAACACCTCCGGGGAGGAAGACAGCCTACTCAGTATCGGCGCAGCCAGTATCTCCATGATGAACAAATCCG GTGCCAGTTCGACAACGAACAATACTTATGTCATCGATTCAGTCGAACGGCGCAATAACGCTCTACTGATACTCAAGTACCTCTGCGAAAGTCCGGTCCTCGCACCGCACTTAAAGGAACTACTCGTCGCCAG AGACGCACAAGGTCAGACGCCACTAATGCTCGCTGTGTCTGTGCGCGCCTATCATGCAGCCCTAATTCTGCTCGATACGATACAGCGCGTCGGTCGCGATGGCAAAGACTGTTCAGCGATGATCCTGCAGCCAGACGCAAGCCCCGATTTATCACCGCTGTTCGTTACCTGCTGCAACGACACTTGCAGCTTCACTTGGACTGGAGCCGAGCACATTAATCAG GACATATTCGAGTGCCGAACGTGTGGCTTGACCGGTTCTCTCTGCTGCTGTACGGAGTGCGCACGAGTTTGCCACAGAGGCCATGActgcaaattaaaaaaaacatcaccAACGGCTTACTGCGACTGCTGGGAGAAATGCAAGTGTCGCGCCCTTATTGCTGGACACCAGGGTGCACGATACGACCTTCTTTGTCGCCTGGTGATGAACACTGACCTAGCCACCAAGATAAACTCACG AGGTGAAAGTATACTGTTATTCCTTGTACAAACAGTGGGGAGGCAGTCGGTTGAACAGCGCCAGTACAGATCGGCGCCGAGGCAAAGATCGACTTCGGCTAGTCGCAAGACACCATCGTCAGATG TGTTCCTCTCAGGTTTGGGTGCTGATGCAGACATGCCAGATCACGATTTGGAGCCTCCGAGATTCAGCCGCCGAGCCTTGGAGCGGCTGCTCAACGATTGGCCGGCCATTCAGTGCATGATCATGTCCGGCGTTACTGAAAGTCCCACGAACGATCAGCTCTTTGGCGATCAGGGACAGGCTTGCAGACAGAGTGGTACCGCTCTCCTCGACAAGTTCACCCATTCTCTTCTGGTGAAGTGCAGCGCAGAG ATGCTGGACACCCTTCTGTCGACGTTGGTCAGGGAATTGCAGAAAGACAATGTACCAGGTCGTCAAGAAGAGGCAAACAACGTTGCCAGACGATTCGTTAGATCCGTTGCAAGGATATTCGTTATTTTCACCATAGAAATGGCGCCAAATACTACTAAGCGAAGAAG cGCGAGTCAGGCTTCTCAACCACTGATGAAGTGCCGACGCGTTTTTCAAGCACTCATCAAATTGGCCGTTGAGGAACTCTGTGAAACCGCCGATTCCCTCATTGCGCCAGTTAGACTGGGAGTTGCGCGTCCAACTGCACCTTTCACCCTGACCAGCTCAGCAATTGAGGTTATCAATGGATCAGAGGAGCTTTTTTCCATCGAGCCATTGATTCCACGCAGCGGAGTCAGTGCCCAGGTTCTTGACAGCGCTCTTCAAGCGCAGCAAGTCAACAACAACATCGCAATAGCCAGAGAGGTTTCTGCCATGGACGAAACTGAGGGTGGAGAAG aAGTACCCATGGACATTGACGGTGACATCAGCGAACACGAGGAATCTGGCGTTTCTGGAGCAAACGTTAGCCAGCCGCTGGGCGAGGTAGACAACAACGTCGGCGGAGTGGGTGAGGAGCAGGCAGGTGACGGAGAGTCGGACACGGAGTTAGACCTCCTTGCTGAGGCGGAAACCGAGTCCGACTCAGACGACAATCACAGCAACCAAGATGCGGCTTCCGCTCAGCGCAGTGTGCAGACTGGTGCCACTGCTGGATCAGATGGCGGTATGGGATCTATTCTTTTGTTCCCCGAGGACGAGTCTGGGGAGTCTAGTCAACAGGAAGATGACGAGAGCGAGGCTGGTGAGACTGATGAACAGGACAACGAAGAGTTTCAGATCGGTGACGAACAGCTTGAACGCAGAAG CGGGTCGTCTGGTCACGCGCACAGAAACAATTTGGCGCCGGTCTCAATGCAGTGGGCGATCCGCAACCGAGAGTCGAGCACCCGAACGGCGGGTCTCAGGGTGACCGGCGGAAGTAACCTGGTATTCATAGACCCCTCCTCTCTCAGACGATCGACGGCAACGTCCGCAGTGACAGCGGCGCAGGAACCTATAACTATGGGAACAACCGCCAGCTGCCTAGCGCGAGCATTTGGAATCGTTATCAGGCAGATTGCTGACCTGCTCACCATGTTGCAGGACTACAAAACACACGCGCCTGCCCTTCCCAGGCTCATGGAAATCTCCTATCAGGACGCCATCGGCCTTCAG CTTTATCTTGAGGGCCATTTGAAACCGACTTGGGATTGGCTCATGACGGTGATGGACGCCACGGAGGCGCAGCTGCGATTTGGTGTCTCATTGACGCGCAGTGCTGACCCTGCGCACCCCGAACATCCTCTAAACGTCGCGCCTTCCTTAGCAGGCGGAAATTTTACAGGGCTACTGAACTCAGCCGCACTTTCTCTCACACTGCAAAGCAACACGTCGAGGAATCAACGCAGTGGCATTACAACCACTTCCAATAATTCAGCGGGTCATGCCTCGACTAGAATAAACGTTGGATTCACCGGAGTCGGCGAAACGCCGAGAAGCAATCGGGATCGAGAAG GAGGCGACGCGCACTCGGCCAGACGAGAATTCCTTTCCTATTGTCTGTCCCTGATGCGAGCTCACAATGGCGAGCACAGAGATAGTCTTCCGGTGCTTGACGTCTCTGCCCTACGCCACGTTGCCTATGTATTCGACGCCCTCGTCTACTACATGAGGTCAGGATCTGAGTCTCCGTCTACCAGAGGCGATAGCCATAAGGAGTCTATCGCCTTTGCCACCTGGACCGAACAG GATGAAAACGACAACGAGGAGGCGGAGGACGGAAATTCGACAGCATCGACAGTGATGGAAACGGACTCCGTTGACTATCCAGACCTACTCCAGGTTCCGATGTGCGTAACATCGAACGGCGCAAATTCGATAGCCAAAGGTCGAAAGCATCCGTTCCTTCAGCGATCGGATTCGACTCTCTGCTTGGGCTGCCCGCCGCTTGACCCCTTTGATACAATAATGAGCGAGGCCCTACCGCTCGCTGATCAACCACATCTCCTCCAGCCGCACTCTAGGCGCGAGGATCTCTTTGGTGTTCCAAGACAGCCGGTCAACTCTGGCAGTTCTGCCAGCCAGAATCCCCTAGAGGGCCTTCCGACTAGGCTTGGACTCTCGGGCAGATTTGCAGACAACTCGCTATTAGCCGCCACTTCATCTTACAACCAAATTATTCAGGTCCCAATCCATGTGACTTCTAGCAGCTCCAATGCCCAGAGTGCCAGCGCTGGTGATGCGGAGAACAGGTGGAACTTAATTGCCGGCAGTGAACAACCCGGAACCAGCAAGTTAACG GAAAAACCGAAGGGCTTTAATCAGTCCGCGGAAAGTCAGCCGTCGTCTGTAGTGACGGAGCAGATCGATCGTGCACCAATAATCGTTTCTCCTAGTGGTCAGGGAATGGAGAACGTCGTACCCGGCAACAACAGCAGTAAGGGGAAGGATGAGTTGTGCAAGAGTGGACGAAGCGTGATAGTGAGAGCGGGAACGGTGTCG GAACCCAATGTAAATAAAGTTGGCGCTCCGGAAGTTTTGGTTGTGCCGACAGCCGAGACGCAGACAGTTTCCGAGGAGGTCGACCCTGCTGCATCTAACCAGGAGATATCGGCCCACGAGACCGTCGAGACGAGTCCTGTCGAATCTTCCAGAGCCTTGACGACCATCGGCACAAACATATCGCACAACATTCTGCTGGGAAGATGGAGGCTGTCGCTCGATCTGTTCGGTCGCGTTTTCATGGAGGACGTCGGCTTGGAGGCCGGTTCAGTCGTTTCCGAACTTGGAGGCTTTCCTGTCAAGGAGGCCAAGTTCCGCAGAGACATGGAAAAGCTTCGTAATTCGCAACAGAAAGACATCACACTATCCAAA GTCGAACGAGATCGCACTCAGCTTCTGATCCAGACCATGAAGGAGCTCAATACGCAGTACAATTTGTTCAATAGGCGAGCCTCGAACACGCCACCATTGGCTGTCAACAGGGTGAAAGTCACATTCAAAGACGAGCCTGGCGAGGGATCTGGAGTCGCTAGGAGCTTCTACACGGCTATAGCCGAA GCTCTACTGGCTAACGAAAAACTGCCAAATTTGGAGGCTGCACAAGTCGGATCAAAATACACACAGTACAACGTTTTGCAGAAACTGAAGAGTAGAGACAGAGATCGAGATTTGAGGCGCCAG AATCCAAGGTCGTCAGGTAAGTGCCGAGAAGCCAGGAGAGCACTGTCTTTTGAGGCTCGATCATTCCATCCGACTGCGTCGACAGAGGGCCCCAGTGGTTCGAACTCTAGCGGTTCATCTTCTAACGCTCACCCGTTGCCGGTCAGTCATCCAAGCAACGATCACTTGACGATGCATCAACAGCAGTTGGGTGACAGGCTGTATCAAAAA GTACACACGCTGCGCCCGACGTTGGCTGAGAAAATAACTGGAATGCTGCTGGAATTGTCGCCTGCACAGCTGCTGATGCTTCTAGCATCAGAGGATGCGCTTCGCCAGAAAGTTGAGGAGGCTTTTGAGCTGATTCACAGCCACAACCAGGATTTGGCCAGCGAGGCTCTCCTCGACCTCGACGTCTTCAGTCTGACGGAGAGGTGCggtggtaataaaaaaaaattagaggcCAGCATACTCGATGATATCGAGGACAATGCGCCGCTATTTTATTCACCGGGTAAACGCGGATTCTACACACCTAGACAGGGAAGAGCTAGCTATGAAAGGCTGAACGCCTTCAGGAATGTCGGAAG ATTAATAGGCCTTTGCCTTCTCCAAAACGAATTGTGCCCGATATTTCTCAATCGTCACGTAATCAAGTACATTCTTGCGCGACCGATAAGATTCCACGATCTCGCGTTTTTCGACTCTGTGATATATGAGAGCCTGCGACAGCTGGTTGTCGACGCCGAGACAAAAGACAGCAACAGTTTGTTCTCTGAGCTCGACTTGACGTTCAG CATCGACTTGTGTCCCGAGGAAGGAGTCGGCTCTCTGGAACTTATACCGAATGGCAGGGAGATCGAAGTGTCGGCCAGTAACATTTACGACTACGTTCGCAAGTACGCCGAGGTTCGGATGGTCAAGGTGCAGGAGAAGGCATTAGAGGCAATGCGCGAGGGCGTTTTTGACGTTCTTCCAGAAGGTGCTCTTGACGGATTAACGTCCGAGGATCTCAGGCTTCTGCTCAATGGCGTTGGTGACATAAACGTGTCTGTTCTCATATCCTACACATCATTCAACGACGAGTCGGgagagtcgaccgagaggctcGTCAAGTTCAAACGTTGGCTTTGGTCCATCGTCGAGAAAATGTCGCACGTCGAACGACAAGATCTG GTCTACTTCTGGACCGGATCTCCGGCACTTCCGGCCAGTGAAGACGGATTCCAACCGATGCCAAGCGTGACGATTCGGCCAGCGGACGACGCGCATTTACCGACTGCGAATACGTGTATATCTCGTTTATACGTTCCCCTGTACAGCTCGCGTCACGTTCTTCGTCACAAACTTTTACTTGCcataaaaactaaaaatttcggATTCGTATGA